One genomic segment of Vibrio nitrifigilis includes these proteins:
- a CDS encoding nucleotidyltransferase domain-containing protein: MSLEELNLENLPLQHELVKSVYTAFISEDNVVAAVLVGSLAAGKGDRVSDADILILTQNEFHKSTQECFSAFERGKEIFYRNQGFHNENAYFTKYIFTDLTSTEIHCLDLSEPFDISKPFKVLFDKTGAVESRLTDAPAPKHEDFPAYTNGDQGLIWELLECIKWLSRGKNELAKSYLKKLADKL, encoded by the coding sequence GTGAGTTTAGAAGAACTTAATCTCGAAAATCTTCCCCTTCAACATGAGCTGGTTAAATCTGTTTATACTGCGTTTATTTCCGAAGACAACGTGGTCGCCGCAGTGTTAGTAGGCTCATTGGCTGCAGGTAAGGGAGACCGAGTATCTGACGCTGATATTTTGATTCTTACTCAAAATGAATTCCATAAATCCACACAAGAGTGCTTCTCGGCTTTTGAGCGTGGTAAAGAAATTTTCTATCGCAATCAAGGCTTCCATAACGAGAATGCTTACTTTACAAAATACATTTTCACAGACTTAACCAGCACAGAGATTCATTGCTTAGATCTAAGCGAACCTTTTGATATCTCCAAACCTTTTAAAGTGCTATTTGATAAAACGGGTGCAGTTGAGTCACGATTAACCGATGCTCCTGCACCAAAGCACGAAGATTTTCCTGCATATACAAATGGTGACCAAGGTTTAATCTGGGAACTTTTAGAGTGTATAAAGTGGTTAAGCCGAGGCAAAAATGAATTAGCCAAATCTTACCTTAAGAAATTGGCGGATAAGCTGTAA
- a CDS encoding integron integrase, with translation MKSPFLISLKEFMQARHYARKTIKVYLYWTVQFIHYHNNQHPQKLTSTHVEDFLTHLVVNLKCASATQSLALNALVFLYRDFLEQPLDIDLRFRRSTKSRKLPVVLTPPEVVSLFSAIPPHTLLPYQLMYGSGLRLMETVRLRIKDIDFDYGALRIWQSKGGKNRVVTLAKELYPALQQQISLVRIIHQQDLNTQFYSGVSLPNQLALKYPDAPKSFEWQFLFPAQRLSQYGFMQGWYRHHVHETSLQKMVRKAASKTAIGKPLSCHTLRHSFATHLLESGSDIRTVQEQLGHSDVKTTQIYTHVIDRGASGVKSPLSHLML, from the coding sequence ATGAAATCACCTTTTTTAATCAGCTTAAAAGAGTTTATGCAAGCTCGACATTATGCGCGTAAAACGATTAAAGTGTACCTCTATTGGACAGTTCAATTTATCCATTATCATAATAATCAGCATCCCCAAAAGCTAACCAGCACCCATGTTGAAGATTTTTTAACCCACTTGGTCGTTAATCTTAAATGCGCTTCTGCTACACAATCTTTGGCGCTGAACGCATTGGTGTTCCTCTATCGTGATTTTCTCGAACAACCATTGGATATTGACTTAAGATTTCGTCGTTCAACCAAAAGCCGTAAACTTCCTGTTGTGCTAACACCACCGGAGGTTGTCTCTCTTTTTTCCGCTATTCCACCCCATACGTTACTGCCCTATCAACTTATGTACGGCTCTGGGCTAAGACTAATGGAGACTGTCCGCTTAAGAATAAAGGATATCGATTTTGACTACGGAGCTCTCCGAATTTGGCAAAGTAAAGGTGGCAAAAATAGGGTAGTAACACTTGCAAAAGAACTTTATCCAGCTCTTCAACAGCAAATATCGTTAGTTCGAATTATTCACCAGCAAGATCTCAATACTCAGTTCTATTCGGGAGTATCATTACCCAATCAATTAGCACTTAAATATCCCGACGCACCAAAAAGTTTCGAATGGCAATTTTTATTCCCCGCACAACGTTTGAGCCAGTACGGTTTTATGCAAGGTTGGTATCGTCACCACGTTCACGAAACATCGTTGCAAAAGATGGTCCGAAAGGCTGCCAGTAAAACAGCCATCGGTAAGCCTCTATCTTGCCATACTCTGCGTCATTCTTTCGCTACTCACCTACTTGAATCTGGTTCCGACATACGTACGGTACAAGAGCAGCTTGGACATTCTGACGTAAAGACGACACAAATATATACTCATGTGATTGACCGTGGCGCTAGTGGGGTAAAAAGTCCACTTTCTCATCTTATGCTATGA
- the hemB gene encoding porphobilinogen synthase: protein MNQITPLKRLRRLRRTPAMRDMLQEHDFKLTDLIHPLFIEEGIIEPQPISTLPGIVRLPESHIADEVKELYALGIRAVMPFGISHHKDACGSDTYNPDGLLARMIRSIKEACPDMLVVPDICFCEYTTHGHCGVFDGEHVNNDATLELLVKQSVVAAQAGADMLAPSSMMDGQVRAIRDGLDAAGYEHVAILAHAVKFSSSFYGPFRVAVDSELQGDRKAYQMDFANGHQAMQEALLDESEGADILMVKPGTPYLDVVANLRRETHLPLAVYQVGGEYAAIKFAAMAGALDEKSTVFETLIGFKRAGAQVIVSYHTKQIAQWLAEDTE, encoded by the coding sequence ATGAATCAAATTACCCCTTTAAAACGTCTACGCCGATTACGTAGAACACCGGCGATGCGCGACATGCTGCAAGAGCATGACTTCAAACTGACAGATTTAATTCATCCACTTTTTATTGAAGAGGGGATTATTGAACCTCAACCAATTTCAACGCTACCTGGAATTGTGCGTTTGCCAGAAAGCCATATTGCGGATGAAGTGAAAGAGCTTTATGCGCTGGGAATTCGCGCAGTTATGCCTTTTGGTATTTCTCATCATAAAGATGCGTGTGGCAGTGATACTTATAATCCTGATGGACTGCTGGCACGGATGATTCGAAGCATCAAAGAGGCATGTCCAGATATGTTGGTGGTCCCTGATATTTGTTTTTGTGAATACACGACTCATGGCCACTGCGGTGTATTTGATGGAGAACATGTTAATAACGATGCAACCTTAGAATTATTGGTAAAACAAAGTGTTGTGGCTGCTCAAGCGGGTGCTGATATGCTAGCGCCTTCATCTATGATGGATGGGCAGGTACGAGCTATTCGAGATGGCTTAGACGCCGCAGGTTATGAGCATGTTGCTATTTTGGCTCACGCAGTCAAATTTTCATCTTCATTTTATGGCCCATTTCGTGTTGCCGTTGATAGCGAATTACAAGGTGATAGAAAGGCATATCAAATGGATTTTGCGAATGGCCATCAAGCAATGCAAGAAGCATTACTAGATGAATCTGAAGGGGCTGATATTTTGATGGTTAAGCCGGGAACGCCTTATCTTGATGTCGTTGCCAATCTGCGTCGAGAAACTCATTTACCTTTGGCTGTTTATCAAGTGGGAGGTGAATATGCGGCAATCAAATTTGCAGCAATGGCCGGTGCACTTGATGAGAAAAGCACTGTGTTCGAAACGTTAATCGGTTTTAAAAGAGCGGGAGCACAGGTCATCGTTAGTTACCATACTAAACAGATCGCTCAATGGTTAGCAGAAGATACCGAGTGA
- a CDS encoding YciI family protein, whose amino-acid sequence MFIVSLNYLCDIETVEKYVGIHRQFMVPYFSEGVFIAAGRKEPRTGGIILAQGISKSELQKVIKQDPFYQHNIAKYDVIEFIPSKTIEGFPAAKAITN is encoded by the coding sequence ATGTTTATTGTGTCTTTAAATTATCTCTGTGATATCGAAACGGTAGAGAAATATGTGGGCATACATCGGCAATTTATGGTACCCTATTTCTCTGAGGGAGTGTTTATAGCAGCGGGAAGAAAAGAACCACGAACAGGAGGTATTATACTCGCTCAAGGGATATCAAAATCCGAGCTACAAAAGGTCATAAAACAGGACCCTTTTTATCAGCACAATATTGCAAAATACGATGTCATTGAATTCATCCCATCGAAAACCATTGAGGGATTCCCCGCAGCTAAGGCTATAACAAATTAA
- a CDS encoding LysR family transcriptional regulator, with the protein MIESMKVFCRVVEYNGFRAAANELDISPAMVSRHISKLEHTLKSPLLKRNTRSIALTDSGNAFYQRCKQVINMYEQCLHQASNDNQALNGHLKIGIPHSINQRYVIPSLKQFYEHYPDISLDIVVGNHSLELFSHGYDLALHCGALPDSELYYSLVGYWKKRTVASPEYLETHGIPQQPEDLEHHSCLLHFDNRQRTWIYQEHNKPFAIPVYGETRVNNSLDLTELAIAGHGLAYLPDFTVKNALESGRLISVLDQYMPAPLPMYIVHVNAQPSKREQAFIDFIKALSITE; encoded by the coding sequence ATGATTGAGTCTATGAAAGTGTTTTGTCGGGTTGTGGAATACAATGGGTTTCGTGCCGCAGCGAATGAGCTAGATATATCGCCAGCAATGGTAAGTCGACATATATCAAAACTAGAACATACTTTAAAAAGCCCATTGCTCAAACGTAATACTCGATCTATTGCGTTAACGGATTCAGGGAATGCTTTTTACCAGCGTTGCAAGCAAGTGATCAACATGTATGAACAGTGCTTACATCAAGCAAGTAATGATAACCAAGCACTCAATGGCCATCTTAAAATTGGAATACCTCACTCGATCAATCAGCGCTATGTGATTCCATCATTGAAGCAATTTTATGAACACTATCCAGATATCAGCCTAGATATTGTAGTGGGTAACCATTCACTCGAACTTTTCAGCCATGGATATGATTTGGCGCTGCACTGTGGTGCGTTGCCTGACAGTGAGCTTTATTATTCGTTGGTAGGATATTGGAAGAAACGTACGGTTGCATCTCCTGAATACCTTGAAACACACGGGATTCCTCAACAACCGGAAGATCTTGAACACCATAGCTGCTTATTGCACTTTGATAACCGCCAAAGAACTTGGATCTATCAAGAGCATAATAAACCGTTCGCGATACCTGTGTATGGCGAGACACGAGTAAACAATAGCTTGGATCTTACCGAACTCGCTATCGCAGGGCATGGCCTTGCTTACTTGCCTGATTTTACAGTAAAAAATGCTTTGGAATCTGGGCGATTAATATCGGTGTTAGATCAATATATGCCTGCCCCTTTACCCATGTATATTGTGCATGTTAATGCACAACCTTCAAAACGTGAGCAGGCATTTATCGATTTTATTAAAGCGCTTTCAATTACAGAATAG
- a CDS encoding YagU family protein, producing MNLFEQTNPSRRRYGLAAFIGLIAGIVSAFVKWGGEVPLPPRSPSDIFTAACAPEHLIRAAANVDCSRNFLNPPYLFLRDYLHVTDPNSPVYTFAGHVFNWVGVTHITFSIVFAVGYCIVAEVFPKIKLWQGLLAGFLATVAVHWISFTTMGLTPPLWDLPWYENVSEIFGHLVWFWSIEIIRRDLRNRITKEPDPEVALDAKAR from the coding sequence ATGAATCTATTTGAGCAAACCAATCCATCACGTAGACGTTATGGTTTAGCTGCGTTTATCGGCCTAATCGCTGGTATCGTTTCTGCATTCGTAAAATGGGGCGGTGAAGTTCCACTTCCTCCACGTAGCCCTTCTGATATTTTTACAGCAGCATGTGCTCCTGAACACCTAATCCGTGCAGCAGCGAACGTTGACTGTTCTCGTAATTTCCTTAACCCTCCATACTTGTTCCTACGCGATTACTTACATGTGACAGATCCAAACTCACCTGTATACACTTTCGCAGGTCACGTGTTCAACTGGGTTGGTGTAACACACATCACGTTCTCTATCGTGTTTGCTGTTGGTTACTGTATCGTTGCTGAAGTTTTCCCTAAAATTAAATTGTGGCAAGGTCTTCTAGCTGGTTTCCTAGCAACAGTGGCAGTTCACTGGATCTCATTTACTACAATGGGTCTGACTCCTCCACTATGGGACCTACCTTGGTACGAAAACGTATCAGAAATCTTTGGTCACCTAGTATGGTTCTGGTCAATTGAAATTATCCGCCGTGACTTGCGTAACCGCATCACCAAAGAACCCGATCCAGAAGTGGCTCTAGACGCAAAAGCACGTTAA
- a CDS encoding GGDEF domain-containing protein: MNMDSCLLYISSDLLVSHAMGEYAEIFDSQNVVGRDINDLLSLNERLTADELKQWSMSRKMHHLTIHGQTKAIQINWYCHSNFVAGVHYVLCLTDVSPLEHLQHSLHKADVLLETMNDQPSLILVYNLDYQIEYVNRRVSEALSKPIDEIVGKNVLEVIEPENVGRAKRQLARLTTDSPLAVHEHRQDRLDEHGNRVFRWLQWTDRLIMSKSGKPLGYQCIGYDITERKLAEIQMEDMLHKDPLTAVLNRRRFFELAKMELAKAEQYKVPSSLILIDADFFKAINDTYGHNMGDKVLKTLADTLNLSVREHDLVCRYGGEEFLILLPSTEKEEAHAIAEDLRTSVELLKLNVQGIEIQFTISLGVSCYLGKAEFDTLEHWIVDADNALYKAKKRGRNCVVTSRLVEKPIKI, encoded by the coding sequence ATGAATATGGATAGTTGTTTACTTTATATATCCAGTGATTTACTGGTCTCTCACGCAATGGGAGAATATGCTGAAATCTTTGATTCACAAAATGTTGTTGGTCGAGATATTAATGATCTTCTCTCCCTTAACGAACGTTTAACGGCAGATGAATTAAAGCAATGGTCGATGTCGCGCAAAATGCACCATCTGACTATTCATGGACAAACCAAAGCAATACAAATTAACTGGTACTGCCATTCAAACTTTGTTGCGGGAGTGCATTACGTATTATGCCTCACTGATGTATCGCCACTAGAACATTTACAGCATTCACTGCACAAAGCCGATGTATTACTAGAAACGATGAACGATCAACCCTCTTTAATTTTGGTTTATAACCTTGATTATCAAATTGAATATGTCAATCGGCGAGTATCAGAAGCGCTTAGCAAGCCCATTGATGAGATCGTCGGCAAAAATGTGTTAGAGGTTATTGAACCTGAGAACGTTGGAAGAGCAAAACGGCAACTTGCTCGTTTAACAACCGATTCTCCTTTAGCTGTTCACGAGCACCGACAAGACAGGTTAGATGAGCACGGCAACCGAGTTTTTCGTTGGTTACAGTGGACAGACCGCCTAATTATGTCCAAATCGGGTAAACCACTTGGGTATCAGTGCATTGGTTACGATATTACAGAGCGTAAACTCGCTGAGATTCAGATGGAAGACATGCTACATAAAGATCCTCTTACAGCGGTATTGAATCGTCGCCGTTTTTTTGAATTGGCTAAAATGGAATTGGCGAAGGCGGAGCAGTATAAAGTACCTTCTTCATTAATCCTGATTGACGCCGATTTTTTTAAAGCGATAAATGATACCTATGGGCACAACATGGGTGACAAGGTACTCAAAACGTTAGCTGATACTTTGAATCTCTCGGTTCGAGAGCATGATCTGGTATGTCGCTATGGGGGTGAGGAGTTTTTGATTCTATTACCAAGCACGGAAAAAGAAGAAGCGCATGCCATTGCTGAAGATCTGAGAACTTCCGTCGAATTATTAAAGCTTAATGTCCAAGGAATCGAGATCCAGTTCACTATTAGTTTGGGTGTTAGTTGTTATCTGGGCAAAGCTGAATTTGATACCTTAGAACACTGGATTGTTGATGCTGATAATGCGCTTTACAAAGCGAAAAAGCGCGGCAGAAACTGCGTTGTAACCTCTCGATTGGTCGAGAAACCAATCAAAATTTGA
- a CDS encoding LysE family translocator, with translation MTLTTWFSLFAIALLGAMSPGPSLAMVVKHSLAGGRSNGICTAWAHACGIGVYAFITMIGLAVVLQHSPLVFDTITYLGAAYLAYLGVNALRSKGGVAARLESGERVSNWQSAKEGALISMLNPKIALFFIALFSQYVDAGHSLSDKVTIVATPFVVDGSWYTLITLLLSNAAVLDKLRHKAALIDRLSGCVLLALAIRVVVSI, from the coding sequence ATGACATTAACAACGTGGTTTTCATTATTTGCCATTGCTCTACTTGGTGCGATGTCACCAGGTCCCAGTTTAGCGATGGTGGTTAAACATAGCTTAGCGGGTGGGCGCTCAAATGGCATTTGTACCGCTTGGGCGCATGCTTGTGGCATTGGGGTCTACGCCTTTATTACTATGATTGGGTTGGCGGTTGTTTTACAACACTCTCCTTTGGTGTTTGACACGATTACTTATCTAGGCGCTGCCTATTTAGCGTATTTGGGGGTTAATGCACTGCGCTCTAAAGGTGGTGTCGCAGCTCGTTTAGAAAGTGGTGAACGTGTTAGTAATTGGCAGTCGGCGAAAGAAGGCGCACTTATCTCTATGCTGAACCCCAAAATCGCGCTGTTTTTTATCGCTCTGTTTAGTCAGTATGTTGATGCGGGACATAGTTTGTCTGATAAAGTCACCATTGTTGCGACCCCTTTTGTTGTGGATGGATCGTGGTATACCTTAATCACGTTATTGTTATCTAACGCAGCCGTACTCGATAAGTTACGTCATAAAGCTGCGTTGATCGATCGATTATCGGGATGCGTGTTACTTGCACTCGCGATCCGAGTCGTGGTAAGTATTTAA
- a CDS encoding HAD-IA family hydrolase has protein sequence MAKTIEFKAALFDLDGTLIDSLGAVKRSWTLLAQRNNLDPDRVMSVIHGRPARESLALLLADKDDSFIDNEMDWLETRESQDTEGTIALNGSLEFIQSLEALGVPWAIVTSGTLPVASARIKASGIPMPKILITAEAISKGKPDPEPYLLGASKLGVDIHDCIVFEDAPAGIESGKAAHSQVVAILSHYTQQQLGVEHAISALDKASVKVARGSSNTFEFSY, from the coding sequence ATGGCGAAAACCATAGAATTTAAAGCGGCATTATTTGATTTAGATGGTACGCTTATCGACTCATTAGGCGCGGTTAAACGTTCTTGGACGCTACTGGCGCAACGCAATAATCTCGATCCAGATCGGGTCATGTCTGTCATTCATGGCCGCCCTGCAAGAGAATCGTTGGCACTATTGTTGGCTGATAAAGACGATTCGTTCATTGATAATGAAATGGATTGGTTAGAAACTCGAGAATCACAAGATACTGAAGGTACAATCGCTTTGAATGGGTCGCTTGAGTTCATTCAATCACTTGAAGCGCTTGGTGTGCCTTGGGCCATTGTGACCTCAGGAACGTTACCCGTCGCCTCTGCAAGAATAAAAGCATCGGGTATTCCCATGCCCAAAATACTGATAACAGCAGAAGCGATTAGTAAGGGCAAACCCGACCCTGAGCCCTATTTACTTGGCGCAAGTAAACTCGGCGTTGATATTCACGACTGTATTGTATTTGAAGATGCTCCGGCAGGAATCGAATCAGGCAAGGCGGCGCATAGCCAGGTGGTAGCGATATTAAGCCACTATACCCAACAGCAATTAGGGGTTGAACATGCCATTTCGGCATTGGACAAAGCAAGTGTTAAAGTGGCGCGCGGTTCTTCAAATACATTCGAATTTTCCTACTGA
- a CDS encoding glutathione S-transferase family protein: protein MYHLYYSPRSASMAVHWLLHHLNVPYRLHYVNKKKDEQKSDAYRKLNPVGKIPTLVIDGQPIAETAAIMMTLCEKHPDEHMMPPTHSAQKPRFYQWMLYLSNTLQNDLMIYFYPARHGVHNTEHDSVKRTQAARIDESLTLINDQLSHHTYLIDDEIYACDFFLFMLCSWCFALEKTPMDYPYLRGFMQRMATNESVLAVNEIEQLNLIEILSYVS from the coding sequence ATGTATCATTTATATTATTCCCCTCGCTCTGCCAGCATGGCCGTTCACTGGTTGCTTCATCACCTCAATGTTCCCTATCGTTTGCATTATGTTAATAAGAAAAAAGATGAGCAAAAATCCGATGCTTATAGAAAACTGAATCCTGTAGGAAAAATCCCAACACTCGTTATAGATGGTCAACCCATAGCAGAAACAGCGGCCATCATGATGACTCTGTGCGAAAAACATCCCGACGAGCACATGATGCCTCCAACCCATTCAGCACAAAAGCCACGTTTTTATCAATGGATGCTGTACCTTTCGAACACCTTGCAAAACGATTTAATGATCTATTTTTATCCTGCGAGGCACGGAGTGCATAACACAGAGCATGATAGTGTAAAACGTACCCAAGCAGCCCGTATTGATGAGAGCCTTACCCTCATTAATGATCAGCTAAGTCATCACACCTATTTAATCGATGATGAAATATATGCCTGTGATTTTTTTCTCTTTATGTTGTGCAGTTGGTGTTTTGCATTAGAAAAAACCCCGATGGATTACCCGTATTTACGTGGTTTTATGCAGAGAATGGCGACGAACGAAAGCGTGTTAGCCGTTAATGAAATTGAACAGTTAAATCTGATTGAAATTCTCAGTTACGTCAGTTAG
- a CDS encoding flavodoxin, with amino-acid sequence MMAKVGIFFGTDTGSTRKIAKQIQKLLGPDIADKPKNINRTTVEDLNAYDCLILGTPTLGEGKLPGLSCDCQEESWEEFMPNFEGLDLSGKTVALYGLGDQVGYADEFVDALGELYDYVANTGATMVGFWPLDGYEFNSSNAVDGDEFVGLVIDKDNQSSLTDQRVAGWVEQISAEMGL; translated from the coding sequence ATGATGGCTAAAGTGGGTATTTTCTTCGGTACAGATACAGGTAGTACACGTAAGATTGCAAAACAGATTCAAAAACTACTCGGCCCCGACATTGCCGATAAACCTAAGAATATCAACCGCACAACAGTAGAGGATTTAAATGCATATGATTGCCTAATCCTAGGTACGCCAACTCTTGGTGAAGGTAAATTACCGGGCTTATCTTGTGATTGTCAGGAAGAAAGCTGGGAAGAGTTTATGCCCAATTTTGAAGGATTAGATCTGAGTGGTAAAACCGTTGCTCTTTACGGTTTAGGAGACCAAGTCGGTTATGCTGATGAGTTTGTCGATGCGCTGGGTGAATTGTATGACTACGTTGCTAATACTGGTGCAACAATGGTCGGTTTTTGGCCACTAGATGGTTATGAATTTAATTCATCGAATGCTGTCGATGGGGATGAATTTGTCGGCCTAGTTATTGATAAAGACAATCAATCTAGCTTAACCGATCAACGAGTTGCTGGTTGGGTCGAACAGATTTCAGCGGAAATGGGATTATAA
- a CDS encoding RnfH family protein, translating to MKVSVVYALPSEQVWLPINVPDDATVLTAIHQSKILEVFPDIDLQAQKVGVFGKVSPLTHELKNGDRVEIYRPLIWQPDDDDDDDDD from the coding sequence ATGAAAGTCTCAGTAGTTTATGCCTTGCCCAGTGAACAAGTATGGTTACCGATCAATGTGCCTGACGATGCGACGGTATTAACTGCGATTCACCAATCGAAGATATTGGAAGTGTTTCCCGATATCGATCTGCAGGCACAAAAAGTGGGCGTGTTTGGCAAGGTTAGTCCTCTTACTCATGAGCTCAAAAATGGCGATCGGGTAGAAATTTATCGGCCACTCATTTGGCAGCCAGATGACGATGATGACGACGACGACGATTAA
- a CDS encoding electron transport complex subunit E — protein MSEGYSNIIKNGLWDNNIVLKQSLALCPLLAVTSSATNGLGLGLATLVVMVASNLINSMAKGVISKTVRIPVNVIIIATLVTLTDALLNAYLHQLHKVLGLFIPLIVTNCAILGRVESFASRSKVVPSLVDGVFMGIGFTWVLTVLGAIREIIGSGTLFTNASLLLGPHFAFLETTIIPDYRGLLLIILPPGGFIMLGLGLALKQKLEAVWQENKQRQSGMVPEGDM, from the coding sequence ATGAGTGAGGGATATTCCAACATTATTAAAAATGGGCTTTGGGACAATAATATAGTCCTTAAACAGTCGTTAGCCTTGTGCCCATTATTGGCCGTCACCAGTAGTGCAACGAACGGCCTTGGTTTAGGACTTGCAACTTTGGTGGTGATGGTTGCCTCAAACCTTATCAACTCAATGGCAAAAGGTGTCATCAGTAAAACCGTACGTATTCCCGTGAACGTCATAATCATTGCGACACTAGTGACTTTAACGGATGCGTTGCTCAACGCCTATTTACACCAATTACATAAAGTACTGGGGCTTTTTATTCCTTTGATTGTAACTAACTGCGCGATCTTAGGGCGAGTTGAATCGTTCGCGAGTCGTTCAAAGGTCGTTCCATCTCTGGTCGATGGGGTGTTTATGGGCATTGGCTTTACTTGGGTATTAACGGTGCTTGGCGCTATTCGTGAAATCATTGGTAGTGGAACTTTATTTACCAATGCAAGCCTATTGCTCGGTCCACACTTTGCCTTTTTAGAAACCACCATTATCCCCGATTACCGCGGGTTATTATTAATTATTTTACCGCCAGGTGGCTTCATTATGTTGGGGCTTGGCTTGGCACTAAAACAAAAATTAGAAGCCGTGTGGCAAGAAAACAAACAACGGCAGAGTGGCATGGTGCCGGAAGGTGATATGTAA
- a CDS encoding RnfABCDGE type electron transport complex subunit G: protein MMLSLDLWKEKVGYQSGLLAVTCAIAAILLVFTEVLTKPVIAQRISEDQNALLKQVLGDITFSNDVFAEGHSVHYAKETFDMFPVKNAQGKVTAWVVRGAEDGYSGPITYLMGVNMHQEIIGVRVVSHTETPGLGDNIELAKSPWILSFNHHSLKNTPVWGVKKDGGTFDQFSGATITPRAVVKGIHLALEALKQDRESAHE from the coding sequence ATGATGTTGTCGTTAGATTTATGGAAAGAAAAAGTGGGCTATCAAAGTGGCCTCCTAGCGGTAACGTGTGCGATCGCCGCTATTCTATTGGTGTTTACCGAAGTACTGACGAAACCCGTTATCGCTCAAAGGATTAGTGAAGACCAAAACGCTCTCCTCAAACAAGTGTTGGGCGACATCACATTCTCAAACGATGTCTTTGCAGAAGGGCATAGTGTCCATTATGCCAAAGAAACGTTCGACATGTTCCCGGTGAAAAATGCCCAAGGAAAGGTCACCGCATGGGTTGTGCGCGGCGCGGAAGATGGTTACAGCGGCCCCATTACTTATCTGATGGGAGTCAACATGCACCAAGAGATCATTGGGGTTCGAGTGGTGAGTCATACTGAAACGCCAGGGCTGGGGGACAATATCGAATTGGCGAAAAGCCCGTGGATTCTCAGTTTTAATCATCACTCATTAAAAAATACACCAGTGTGGGGCGTAAAAAAAGATGGTGGGACGTTCGACCAATTTAGCGGCGCAACCATTACTCCACGGGCTGTGGTCAAAGGTATTCACTTAGCATTGGAAGCACTAAAACAGGATAGGGAGTCAGCTCATGAGTGA